From Vagococcus jeotgali, one genomic window encodes:
- the pflA gene encoding pyruvate formate-lyase-activating protein: MTESVKGRIHSTENFGTVDGPGVRFIVFTQGCKMRCQFCHNPDTWKIGGGREVTTDELLEEALRYRSYWGADGGITISGGEPLLQLEFIIDLFKKAKAHGIHTTIDTCGKPFTFEEPFFSQFNEALEYTDLLLFDLKHIDNQGHKELTMQSNTNILEMAQYLSDIGQPVWIRHVLVPQRTDYDEYLIRLDTFIKGLKNVDKVEVLPYHTMGLYKWRELGIGYPLEGIDPPTQERVKNAQALLHVDDYQGYLAKQN; encoded by the coding sequence ATGACAGAATCAGTTAAAGGAAGAATTCATTCAACAGAAAACTTTGGAACAGTAGATGGGCCTGGCGTGCGTTTTATTGTCTTTACTCAAGGATGTAAAATGCGTTGTCAGTTTTGCCACAATCCTGATACTTGGAAAATTGGTGGCGGACGTGAGGTAACGACAGATGAATTACTGGAAGAAGCTCTAAGATATCGTAGTTACTGGGGGGCAGATGGTGGTATTACCATTAGTGGAGGTGAGCCGCTGCTTCAATTGGAGTTTATTATTGACCTATTTAAAAAAGCTAAAGCTCATGGTATTCATACAACGATTGATACGTGTGGGAAACCTTTTACTTTTGAAGAGCCATTTTTTAGTCAGTTCAATGAAGCGCTAGAGTACACTGATTTATTATTATTTGATTTGAAACATATTGATAATCAAGGTCATAAAGAGCTTACGATGCAATCAAATACAAATATCTTAGAGATGGCTCAGTACTTATCTGATATCGGTCAACCTGTCTGGATTCGCCACGTCCTAGTACCTCAAAGAACAGATTATGATGAATATTTAATCCGTTTAGATACGTTTATTAAGGGCTTAAAAAATGTTGATAAAGTAGAAGTCTTACCGTACCATACTATGGGACTTTATAAATGGAGAGAGTTAGGGATTGGTTATCCTCTAGAAGGTATTGACCCGCCAACTCAGGAACGTGTGAAAAATGCTCAAGCATTACTTCATGTGGATGACTATCAAGGTTACTTAGCTAAACAAAATTAA
- a CDS encoding IS30 family transposase → MVKIKNNTKTSSYKHLSLKERQLIEVWHNMGDSNREIGRRLGRHHQTISNELKRGTTTQIKENKKPKQLYFADTGQAKYIENRKRCGSKSKLVSAVDFINYACKQMIDFNWSPDAIVGFIKSLGTWDKPLVSTKTLYNYIDKGFLPVRNHHLKMKVRLSPKKKRSHKHKKALGKSIDERPSRIDSRKEFGHWEIDSVIGSKSKDDNALLTLVERKTRYMITVVLDDHTEESVSYAIKQLKYEFGRARFSSIFQSITADNGSEFSSLDDTLQQMTDIYFAHPYSSWERGTNERHNGLLRQFVPKGTPICHYSKQFIQLATEKVNLLPRKILDYRQPAILFLEEIQNLKIKTCW, encoded by the coding sequence ATGGTGAAAATTAAGAATAACACAAAGACATCTAGTTATAAACATCTTTCCTTAAAGGAAAGGCAGCTTATTGAAGTTTGGCATAATATGGGAGACTCTAATAGAGAAATTGGTAGACGATTAGGCCGACACCATCAAACAATAAGTAATGAGCTTAAACGAGGAACGACCACGCAAATCAAAGAAAATAAGAAACCTAAACAACTCTATTTTGCTGATACGGGGCAAGCTAAATACATAGAAAACAGGAAACGCTGTGGTTCGAAATCTAAGCTAGTTAGTGCTGTTGATTTTATTAATTATGCCTGTAAACAAATGATAGACTTTAATTGGTCACCAGATGCAATTGTTGGTTTTATCAAGTCTTTAGGGACTTGGGATAAACCTCTTGTTTCTACTAAGACACTTTATAATTATATTGATAAAGGATTTTTACCGGTCAGAAATCATCACCTCAAGATGAAAGTCAGGTTATCACCTAAAAAGAAAAGAAGTCATAAGCATAAAAAAGCTCTTGGAAAGTCAATTGATGAACGCCCTAGCAGAATTGATTCTAGAAAAGAGTTTGGTCATTGGGAAATAGATAGTGTCATTGGTTCAAAATCTAAAGATGATAATGCTCTACTTACACTTGTTGAAAGAAAAACTCGCTACATGATTACTGTTGTTCTAGATGATCATACTGAAGAGTCTGTTAGTTACGCTATTAAACAGTTAAAATATGAGTTTGGAAGAGCCCGATTTAGTAGCATATTTCAATCGATTACTGCTGATAATGGCAGTGAATTTAGCTCACTTGATGATACTCTGCAACAAATGACTGATATCTACTTTGCTCACCCTTATTCATCTTGGGAACGAGGAACAAACGAAAGACATAATGGTTTATTACGGCAATTTGTTCCGAAAGGAACGCCTATCTGTCACTACTCAAAGCAGTTCATACAACTGGCTACTGAAAAAGTTAATCTTTTGCCGCGTAAAATTTTAGACTATAGACAACCAGCAATATTATTTTTAGAAGAAATTCAAAATCTAAAGATCAAAACATGTTGGTAA
- a CDS encoding IS30 family transposase, which produces MTYIHLTTDELVLIESYYHQAKKVKHVADTLKRSRQTIYNVYNALNEGLSILDYYQRYKKNKKKCGRRPISLPDNETKYIQNKVAQGWTPDVIIGRAEISISCSVRTLYRLFSRESFDSTTLPMKGKRKPNGHKEKRGKQAFKRTIHQRDAEHNEFQSEFGHLEGDTIVGKNHKSAIITLVERLSKVIITLKPTGRHAIDIENSLNEWLKKCPNHLFKSITFDCGKEFSNWKSISNLNDIDIYFADPGTPSQRGLNENSNGLLRKDGLPKKMDFNEVDESFIQSVASKRNNIPRKSLNYKTPLEVFLSYVDNDILSSLI; this is translated from the coding sequence ATGACCTATATACATCTTACTACAGACGAGCTTGTTTTAATAGAATCTTATTATCACCAAGCTAAAAAAGTTAAACATGTTGCTGATACTTTAAAAAGATCAAGACAAACTATTTATAATGTTTACAACGCTTTAAATGAGGGATTATCTATTCTAGATTACTATCAAAGATACAAAAAAAATAAAAAGAAATGTGGAAGGCGTCCTATTTCTTTACCTGATAATGAAACAAAATATATTCAAAACAAAGTGGCTCAAGGATGGACTCCTGACGTGATTATCGGTCGTGCTGAGATTTCTATTTCTTGTTCTGTTCGGACACTTTATAGATTGTTCTCGCGTGAATCTTTTGATTCCACAACTTTACCAATGAAAGGTAAAAGAAAACCTAATGGGCATAAAGAAAAACGAGGTAAACAAGCATTTAAACGAACCATTCATCAGAGAGACGCTGAGCATAACGAGTTTCAAAGTGAATTTGGTCACCTAGAAGGTGACACTATTGTTGGGAAAAATCATAAAAGTGCTATTATTACATTAGTTGAAAGGTTATCAAAAGTTATTATTACCTTAAAGCCAACAGGGAGACACGCTATAGATATTGAGAATAGCTTAAATGAATGGTTAAAAAAATGCCCTAATCACTTGTTTAAATCTATCACATTTGATTGTGGCAAAGAATTTTCTAACTGGAAATCTATCAGTAACTTAAATGATATTGATATCTACTTTGCTGACCCTGGTACACCTTCACAACGAGGTTTAAATGAAAATTCTAATGGGCTATTGCGTAAGGATGGATTGCCTAAGAAAATGGATTTCAACGAAGTTGATGAATCTTTCATTCAATCTGTTGCATCCAAAAGAAATAATATTCCTAGAAAATCATTAAACTATAAAACACCATTAGAAGTATTTTTGAGCTATGTAGACAATGACATTTTGTCTAGCTTAATTTGA